GATACCCGCTGGCCGGGCCCTTGTTCAGGCGCTCCTCGGCCAGCTCCGCTGCCACGGCCACCTCCTGGGCGGTAAAGAAGCCCGTGGCCCCGGCCAGGCCCGCAATGGCCGGAATGTCCTCGGCCCGGACCTCGCCGCGCAACGCGACGAGATCGTTCATGGAACCTCCAATTGAACCATGGCGGCCCGGAAGATGCGGCCCAGGGCCGTGTCGAAGGTCAGGCCCGAGGCCGACAGCGCGGCCTGAAACCCGGCGTCCGGAGAAAGGCAGGGGTTGGCGTTCACGTCGATGATCCAGGGCCGACCTTTCCTATCTACTCGAAAGTCCACACGGGCGTACCCCTCCAGGCCGAATACCCGCCAGCACTCCAGGGCCAAAGCGCTCAGTTCGGCCAACAGAGGCGCGTCCTGCTTCGGAAATTCCAGCTCCCGCACGGTGTTTTGGTACTCAAAGCTCTGCTCCAGCCATTTGGCCCGAAAGCCCACCACCTGGGGCTGGTCCGCGGGGAAGTCCAGAAAACGGATTTCCGCCGGAGCCAGGACCTGAACCGACGTTTCGTCCGCGTCGGGGTTTGCCAGCAGGGCCAGATTAAATTCCCGGCCCGGAACATAGGCCTCGGCGAACCATTCGCCGCCCGGATTCCGTTGCCGTTCGCGCATGGCGGCCATGAGTTCCTCCGGGCCGATCACGGCCAGGACGTTGTCCGCGTCCAGGCCGTGGGAGGCGTGTTCCCAGACGGACTTGACGATGTACGTGCCGGGGAAGACCTCGTTGCCCCGGCCCTGGTGGTCCAGCCAGACCGGCGTGGGCAATCCGGCCCCGGTCAGATCGGCCTTGGCCAGCAGCTTGCTGGTGGAGCGCTCCAGGGCTCTGGCCGGGCTGCCGGTGCAGGGCAGACCATGCCGGACCAGGATGTCCGGGATGTGATGCACGTGCCGGGCCGAGCCCTGAATGCTCTCCACCAGATTGACGACCAGATCCGCCGCGACGTCCGGGAACGGGCCAGGGGCATTGGAAGCGCCGGGCGTGAGCGCGACGTCGGGCCAGGGCCGGACCTCCACGTAATGGCCCAGCCGGGTCGCGGCCTCGGCCACGGCCCGGACCTGGGCCAAAACATCCGCGTCGTCCAGCGAGGCCGCCTCTTCCAGCGGGCTGTGCGCCACCAGGATCTTCACGCGGCCCGGACCAGCGGCTGATCGTGTTCTCTCAGGTCCATTTTTGAGACGTCGCCAGATTCCTGGGGATGGAAACAGTCCGGCGCAAGCCGGACGGCGGATACGACCCCGTGGTCCGGTTCTTGGCCAAGGGCCTCATTTCGCACCTTCAGCCGTTCCAGGGCCGACTCCATGATCATCCGGATCAAATCCCGATGGGCGATGCTTTGAAAGCCGCACAGAATGGACAGATCCGAACGCACCGGGTGCAGGCCGGGCAGGGGGTTGATTTCCAGGATCTGGGCCGCGCCGTGTTCATCCAGGCGGATGTCCACTCGCCCTCCGTCCCGGGCCCCCAAACCGCGCCAGGTTTCCAGGGCCAGCAGGGACAGCATATTTCCTTCCACGCCCTCCACCAGCCGGTAGCGGACCCGCTCCTCGTACTCTTCCTTGTTGTCCTGAGAGTAGATCAGTCGGTCCGCGCCTTCCAGAAGCAGCACCTCCATCACGCCCAAGGATCTGGCGCGCTTCCCCGTGCCGACGACGCCCACGGTGAACTCCCGGCCGGACAGAAAGCGCTCCACCAGTACCGGCTGGTCAAAGCGGCGCAGCAGGTCCGCGCAGGTCCGGGACAGCTCTTCCCTGGTTTGGATCAGGCTGGCGCACTCCACGCCCTTGCTGGTGCCCTCGGCCACGGGCTTGGCGAATAGGGGGAACGCCAGGTTCACGGACTCCAGATCAGCCAAAGATTCCACCAGGGCAAAGTCCGGCGTGGGTAGCTTCAGGTCCCGGAGCACCCGCTTGGTCATGGCCTTGTGCAGGCACAGGCCAAGCAGCAGCGGATCGGAAAAGGTGCAAGGAATTCCGTATGCCTCCAGCAGGCCCGGCACCTGGGACTCGCGGCTGAAACCGCGCAGCCCCTCGGCGATATTGAAGACCATGTCCCAGTGTCGCCCCGCGCCCAGGGCGCGCATTACCGCGTCCAGATTGCCGATGCGCTCCGTTTCCAGGCCCATGGAGCGAATACCGGCCTCGATGGCTTCGATGGTTTCCGGGCTGTCGAACTCCGCGGTCTGTTCCAGCGTATAGCCCTGGGCCAGATAG
The nucleotide sequence above comes from Desulfonatronum sp. SC1. Encoded proteins:
- a CDS encoding D-alanine--D-alanine ligase, with product MKILVAHSPLEEAASLDDADVLAQVRAVAEAATRLGHYVEVRPWPDVALTPGASNAPGPFPDVAADLVVNLVESIQGSARHVHHIPDILVRHGLPCTGSPARALERSTSKLLAKADLTGAGLPTPVWLDHQGRGNEVFPGTYIVKSVWEHASHGLDADNVLAVIGPEELMAAMRERQRNPGGEWFAEAYVPGREFNLALLANPDADETSVQVLAPAEIRFLDFPADQPQVVGFRAKWLEQSFEYQNTVRELEFPKQDAPLLAELSALALECWRVFGLEGYARVDFRVDRKGRPWIIDVNANPCLSPDAGFQAALSASGLTFDTALGRIFRAAMVQLEVP
- a CDS encoding ATP-grasp domain-containing protein; the protein is MKIGLTYDLRRDYLAQGYTLEQTAEFDSPETIEAIEAGIRSMGLETERIGNLDAVMRALGAGRHWDMVFNIAEGLRGFSRESQVPGLLEAYGIPCTFSDPLLLGLCLHKAMTKRVLRDLKLPTPDFALVESLADLESVNLAFPLFAKPVAEGTSKGVECASLIQTREELSRTCADLLRRFDQPVLVERFLSGREFTVGVVGTGKRARSLGVMEVLLLEGADRLIYSQDNKEEYEERVRYRLVEGVEGNMLSLLALETWRGLGARDGGRVDIRLDEHGAAQILEINPLPGLHPVRSDLSILCGFQSIAHRDLIRMIMESALERLKVRNEALGQEPDHGVVSAVRLAPDCFHPQESGDVSKMDLREHDQPLVRAA